One Diabrotica virgifera virgifera chromosome 3, PGI_DIABVI_V3a genomic window carries:
- the LOC126881746 gene encoding uncharacterized protein LOC126881746: MTNAERVFSSFSCLHSKLVKDDGVILVQDISSEIRAMMDAKANAVLNIADYAEFLSYHRTHVPLFENSTYYYYNADNLTNVDYSTAAEERLKEETLNLTNNITNAYNTVIIFSSIDEVQQAMKNVNVCENWGLSLNFRRQNGC, from the exons ATGACCAACGCTGAACGTGTATTCTCG agtTTCAGCTGCCTTCATTCAAAGTTAGTTAAAGATGATGGAGTAATATTAGTTCAAGATATATCGTCAGAAATAAGAGCAATGATGGATGCTAAAGCCAACGCTGTACTT aatattgcCGACTACGCTGAATTTTTATCCTATCATCGAACTCATGTACCACTTTTTGAGAACTCCACGTACTATTATTATAACGCAGATAATTTAACGAACGTAGATTACAGTACAGCCGCTGAAGAGCGATTAAAAGAAGAAACTCTAAAC TTAACGAACAACATAACAAATGCCTATAATACGGTCATCATTTTCAGCAGCATAGATGAAGTACAACAGGCAATGAAAAATGTTAATGTCTGTGAGAACTGGGGTCTGAGTCTCAACTTCAGAAGACAAAATGGATGCTGA